The DNA region ACCTATTATTTGTATATAAATAGAAAAAACAAGACCCTTGAGTGGAAATGCCAGTAAAAATGGGCTTAGCCATTTCGTATGGTCTAGCCAGAGGGCTCTCCACCCACTGGGAAGCAAGCTACAGGCACAGAGTGAGTAGGCCTTGGGTTGGGAATACATGTGGTATGTCCCTCCTTCACAAGGGGACATGACTGAAGAGGTAGGAGACGGACTCCCCATTATGTGTCCGTCTGATGGCTTCGGCCAGTATCATGGATATATCGACGACCTACAGGGAGGGCAATTACATGTTATGTGTACACTTCCTTGATGCCACTCATTGCTCAATGGTAAAGAATAGAAGGGAAAGTCCCTCCAAATCTGAATTACTAAGCTGGGCCCTTCCTGCGGCTCTAGATGGGTACCTGGATCTTCGGACACTGCTTCATCTTCTCTTCCTGGGGGATGGTATTGGTCACCACCACGGCCTCGAAGGGTGCATTGTTGATCCGTGATATGGCGGGGCCGGAGAAGATGCCGTGAGTCAAGATGGCATACACCTTGATGGCCCCGGCGGAGATCAGTCTGGAAGGAAGCAAACACACAAAAACGGTCAACCCAATGTGCATTTTGGCAGCACTGATAAATAGTTATGCTTCTCCGGAGGGAGAATCTTAGTCCCAAAGAGGGAGCCCCCTGTAGATCTGGGGAGATGCACCAAGCTCAGGGCAACCCCCAAACTGGATAGGTGGTTGTGAACAATGGATTTATTTCTGCATCGCGTGTGGCATATAAATGTTTGATGTTACTGCAAAATCCTGTTTAGAAGGATCCGGGTGTGCTGaattatatttcttttttctttggCAAAATGAATTGCTGAAACAATATTGTACCTGTACCAGCAAAGACTAAGAGAGACTAAAAGAGAATCAGTATAGATTGATGTGTCCTCAATCAAACTGTCAATCATGTGGTATGATTCTGCTTACTacggcaagaaaaaaaaaaaaaaaaaaaaaaaaaaaagactgactTTCACGATCGCCGTAAGCGTGCAaggcgggcaaggagcaggcagacaggcggaatacggggtaTTTAACAGCGAACGGGGGATCAGGAAGGgacagggacaaagagaggagcgAAGAGAGACAAAGATCTGTCACGATCACGCTGGAAGCGGGTGATCGCTCAGGCAGGTGAGCGAGCAaagaacaggcaggcaggcaaactTCGGGATAAACGGGGATTTACTAAGGCAGCGCGGactgggaaacatctcacgcatacaaacatcaatgacagacaagggaaacaggtaagaccaggacttaaatacaacagGACTAAGCGACGTAATCAGAcagggctggagacaatcagggaagaacacgtgggtaatcagggggcgtggcacacgaggagccgacgagcaggtcatgacactgaCATACAACTCTTTCACAACATAACCATTCATCACAGTGGAATCTGTAAATGGCTTGTAATACTACAATGATTTCCAAAAAGGTGACCATCATTGTGGTGTCATCTGCTTCATTCATAAACACAAAGAGTGGCCCTTGGATCATGGTCATACTTGTTACAAACCAGCCACACTCTGATGGTGACTAAGATGCTGTAATGAAGCAGGGCAAACTTCGCACAAAAGGATTACGATTAAGATTAACTTTACTGATCCCAGGGGAAATTCTGGGGCATACAGCTGGAGAACACAGGCAAACATACACAGGCAAACATACACAGGCAAACATACACAGGCAAACATACACAGGCAAACATACACAGGCAAACATACACAGGCAAACAGAGAAGGTTCTAGGACAGCACACATTgtgcaaacaaaataaatgtagtgcaaacagataaaaaaaaaaacacaaataaatgaaataatctgAGAAAAGATAACGTGATAtctagaaatatttattttagaataataattgttccctgcctcgtgcccattgcttccgggataggctccggaccccccgcgacccagtaggataagcggtttggaaaatggatggaagaatAATAATAGTTTGAAACTAGGTATCGGTACCGATCCATAGTTAATTAGACAGATCGGTATCGACCATATGTGACCGAACCACATTTGATACTTACTTTTCGGCAGTCTGCAAAAAGATAACTTCCATTTCTTGTTAAATTATTTTGTACAATCAATCAATTACATGACAGATCTTTTCCATTTTAGATAAGTTTTTTGCAGCACTCAAGCTGAAAACTAACACTGCTACTCAGTTTTCctcctgctgtgacgtcatgtgCATGCCCTTCGCAGTAGAAGTATAAAAACATCAGAGGCTGACAATCGAAGTATTTCATGCTTTTGTAAAAACAAATTTTTGAAAAaggtggaaaatcccactaaaaaGTACATGCAATTCTGCGAGACAGTGCAAGTAATGTGGAGAAAAAGCAATGGGTGATGTGGGAGTCgctagcttgggctgttttgcgcaTTGCTGCAGCTTGTGATACACGAGGGGCTGCTATTGCAACGAAGCGTGAATGATGCGGTTGCCAGTGGGAGAAACACtgtggggcattttaagcattcgccaCGTGTGTATCCTCACCTGGAAGATATTCAAATTGAACTGCAAATGCCTCAAAATTgcttaaaacaacaacatgcacaAACGAGGTGGAACAGTACTTTATGTATATTTCTAGTAGCCTAATTAAAGATTATTCTGGCATACATTTTTTCTTATTTGtactgactttttaaaaaaaatactactactattaacaacagtaataaATTACAGTAAAAAGAGCCCTTGTATCAGAATCTGCATTGGTATTGTCAGTTGTGTATTGGAATTGGTTCGGAACTGAAAAATGTGGATCGGCTCGTCCCTACACGTGTCCCACATGCACTTCCTATAAGGACTGGACTCACTTGTCTGCAGCATGGCAGATGGTACCACAGGTGTCGGCCATGTCATCAACCATGATGGCCACACGATCCTTCACATCCCCAACTAGAACCATGCGGTCAACCTCATTGGCCTTCTTTCTCTCCTTGTGGATGAGGGCAAAGTCTACGTTCAGGCGATCGGCGATTGATGTAACTCTACAGGAAAGATGTAACGTGGGAACAAAGGGCTGGGTCAATAATGCAGTGGTAAATTCTTAAAACTTATCTTCACAAAGGTATGCAACAGAACCCTAATATTTACTGGTCATAGGGTTTGTGAACATGTTTCAGAGGTGTACTTGATGAAGAGACAGTAACCACAGTTTGACACAGTTAAGAATTCATTGAACACAAGTGCAAAAAATCCTACATTAACAACCTTCAAAAACACCATATTGTGAAACTGAGGTTATCTTGCCATTTACCAATAACAAAATGCTTCAGGCACCCAAGGTTTGAAGACCCCCATTACACCATCAGCCCTGGGGTACACCAAGAAGAAAGCTAACAGACTTACGGTTAGCGCTGGGTTTTGTTACATTGCAAGTCCCCATATTATGCAGTACGAACTAACAGACAACATATAATGATGTGCTTGCTTTTCAGAGATGGGACACACAGGAGTGGATTACTGTCAGCTGCAGTTTCATCTCAGAAGTGGcattcaaaaaaaataaaataaataaataaccccACCAAGGACTGGGAACCAACTACTCAGACCTTAGCTGCCTGAGTTCTTACACAGATGCAACGTCTGGCAACAAGCATCCAGTCTGATGAGTAAAGCAAGCAATGCAATCATGCgcacacagacaaaaaaaaaatcgtaaCAGGAAATCACAGAAGTCAGAGTAATATTATACGAATCACATGTACAACCTGTGCAAACAGGACATACAGTGACAGAAGAGGGGTGGATCATATCTAATAAACCCTTTAGACACTGAAgtaactgaataagaagccagtCTGAAGGAGCAAGGATGTGACTGTGTACATGGTACATGCCCCTTAGGGCCAGAGTAAAACCTACTCCAAGGTGTAACGACTTACCGAGACTGACCGTACTTCACAAACGGTTTACAGGTGGTTGCCAGCTAGCTAGTGTTCTATAGTTGTTAATAGTTTACGTGAGGCCCACACTACAAGCACCATTGCAAAATGTGTCTTATTCCATGGCAAATGTCAGAATTAAATATGAATACAGTAACTGAGGGTCAAACCCCTTCATAAAGATCACACACTAAATGTTCTGGCATTAGCAGAGCAGACATACCGCTTTGCTCCGCCTGCATCAGGTGACACGATAATGCAGTTCTTCCACTCTGGAATGTTCTCCTTGATCCACTGGAGAACCGCAGGCTCTGCATACAAATTGTCCACAGCAATGTCGAAGAAGCCCTGTGAATGTCAGACATGGCAATGAAGCCACAGGTCTTGTGACTAAACACAGATACTAGTACATTAAACACTGTAAGCTTATTTTTTTGCAGTTACTTCTGAATCCATTATATCACTGTGCAGAAGATACTAGCACCCCAGCGATATCTTTTGTGCAATGATACAATTGGTGTCTGAAATCGGTAGAAGAAAATAGTTTGTGCATTAAGCTGCCCACTACGAAGTGTCTGGATTATCTTCAATAACAGTCTCATGATTTCTGGTGAAAGACATtgttgttgaatttttcaaatgtgtGCTTTAAATCACCACAAAAGGAATGCCATTCACTCCCATTATATTCGAGAAAATCCTGACATTTTTACGGCTGGTGCCTCCATAACTatgcaactcccagcagaacaacctagatgaatagatagcattaaaGCCCCCCCTAAAATACATCCTTTTCTCTGTTTTGGAGTGAACAGCGCCTTTAAAATTCCTTATATTAATTACAATTGTCGTTCTATTTAGCTGAGGCAGTATAAAAGCTATTCCATCAGTCTAAAGAAGAGATGTCTGCTTATATCTAGAATCAACATATTCATCATCAAGCAGCTGTGAACATTTTTGATGCTTTTTGATTGTGGATCTTTCTTGCTGGCAATCTCCCATAAATTGACATCCTGGCTGGCAGTGACTGTGCACTACTCTGGCTGTGTGATTCAGACGAGGGGCAGCAAAAAAGGGGGCAAAGTAACACTGCTTTTTGGCGgagctgctgccccccccccatgggtaCAGTCTCACACGGCTTCAAACGGAGTCCACTTTGACATCCCAAGTCTGCAAGAGCCCCACCTGAATCTGGGAGGCATGGAGGTCCATGGTGATGATGTGATCAGCCCCTGCCACAGACAGCATATTGGCCACCAGCTTGGCTGAGATGGGAGCACGACTCTGTAGGATGAAGGTGTACATTACACAAATAACTTAAACCTCCAGCTGAAAGTTACTGACTGTAGTGAAGATGACCAGCTGAATGCTGCTAAATCCATTTTATTAACAGCACAGCACCTCCCCAGTGTGCGTACACCCCCATGCACCAGAGGCATGGCACACtccatgtttgtaaacctgtctAAGCAGCGAGCAGAATTaaactgaggtggggggggggagggggcacattaAACAGTAAGTGTGGCAGAggtcaaaacaaacacaaagggCAAAACGCAATGGAGAGACTACACTGATCTGGGAACAGTCAGAAGACTGGGCTTCCCTAAGGATCAAAATAATTACTACTTATCACATGTATGTACACTCACTTTGATTAAGGGGTGCATGGCATTAACTAATACAAGTGACCCTCACAATAActgtaataacaataaaatgataataataataaaaaataaaaaaaaacagtctgaCTGGGACACCTTCTTCCTGTAGAGTAAACACACACAGGGGTTTCAGTGTAATGCCAGTGTTTCCACAGCACATGGTGACCAAGGTTACACAGTACTAGACGATGTCCTCACACGAATAGACAAGTTTTCATATAAATATTAACCTTAACCTGGGAACCAACAGTTTTCAGATCTCACAAGTGATCTATATAGTACTTATTTactactgctttttaggttagGAATGTACATTACAGTGCACTGAAGCATATTAAGCACACATAATGAGAGAAAATGCATAGATACTGAAGTCCTAAGTGTGGCACTGGATATCAGAATCTTGTTAAAAAGATTAAATCGATTCTGTATATCCACCTGTCCTATGCAAGGTCACTGGGGTCCAAAGCCTACCCTGAAAGCTACGGGCGCAaggcaaggaataacccaggatggggtgccaacccatcgaaGGGCGGGCACACACACGATTCAATATCTATTTGTCGACTTCAAATCACcttagcatgcttttggaccttgGAGGGCAAACTGAAACCCCCAAGGAGATCCCACGTGAGCACGGGGACAACAAGAAAACTTCAGACACTTAGAGCCGGGATGGAGACTCAAACACTTCAGAGATGTGCTGCTCCAAAAATCATCAAGTTCTGATATTAACCTGGTATCTCTAGAACGTACATGTTTCTTGGCAGATACTGCACCTGGCTACTTGGACCCTGCCTCTTTTCTCTAGGGACATCCAAGTGACGTCTGAGAGAATGTGACCGGAGCAGCCACTCTGGGGTCCATAAGCACCGTGGATGTTTACATAGCTTGACTTATGCAGCAATATGTATGGGGTTTGGGTAAGCAGACGACCTGTAAGGGGGCTGGAGTCACCTTGTCCTTCTTGTCCTGGCGGGCGTAggggaagcaggggatgacGGCAGTGACACGGGATGAGGAGGCGATCTTGCAGGCGTTAATCATGATGAGCAGCTCCATCAGGTTATCGTTGATCTCGCCGCAACCGCTCTGCACAATGTAGACATCCTCACCGCGGACGCTCTCGCCTATCTCCAcactgcagggggtggggggttcacGTTTGTAAGTGAGCCACGGCCTATCACTGCCCACACAGCTACCAGAAATTTTGCTGAATAAACACTTTAttttacagaaaatcagctgacTCAGCCCTCGATAGACACCACCTATCGAGTGACACTATCACTGTAAGATGTCATCACTTCGATGATGGAAAAATGTCCCAATATATCCAAGTTATACTTTTAATAAGAGTATACTCGACTATCCCAAACATACTCTATTATCATAATTATCATAACCATACTATTTATACACACAATCACATTGCAGAGACTCATTATTACATTCAACGCCCAATGACTTGGGATGAAGGCTGATTAAGTTAAATTATACTTCCTTTATGGACACGTTGTGACTGCAACATCTGTGTTTCagttatttaatgtttattatGATGGGACAGCCAATAACTGCTGACATGCTTGAGAAGGCAAAGTTCCTTTCAAGTTATCAACTCATCTGAGACATGCAACTAGATATTCTAGTGATGCTGCAGGacactaataaaaaaataaaaaaacaggatTTCTCTGCTCCACGTTCCATTTTAGATAACTTAAGTTTTCCGGATGGGCAAATCACGAGATACCAAAGCCTACATAATGAATGAGGCATGACATTTTATAGCGGCCGTCCACCACAGCGTTCTAGCCAAGGGTAAGGCGCTTTGGTATTCTAGCAAATTCTCCAGACCGATTACTAGAAATAAGCAGGTAATGAAAGGTgcccttttgtatttttaactaCGCCAGCGTGTTGAAGGATTTCGGCCGCATTGCGCAACGCAGTCCTTTACTTGACAAACTAGTTTGCAGTTCCGGCTATCACGTGTTCCGGGAAGACGCTCAGCTTACTGTTCGATAATGTGACTAATAAAGCAGCAGTGCACCAAACAACAGTATCGTTCTCTAAAGTTTAAACGCCTTCTGCATGGAAAGCTGCCTATAAGCTGCATCTAATACATACAGATGCACGAATGCACACACTGAGTGTTTCACTTCCACATGCTGCACTGGCTGTGAATGACggtatgtatttattattactattgtttatttAACTGTACATACAAATGGATACAATTAAAAGCAACTCACCAGGTCTCTTGGTTACTGAATTTCTTCGTAATGACttttcccaattccaaaccgaGTCTGTCAGCCACTTTTTGTGAGAGATCATGATGAGAGCTCCCACTAAACAGAACAATATTTGGCAtgatgcaaataaaaaatgtaatattcCGCGACGTACACGGAGGAAGCTAACTCTGTACAATATACAGCGTTAAAAATAGGTGTTAAACGAACATGCTAATTGTTACGGCTAAGCTTTGTGACTTGTTCAGCACCGCTTTTAGAAGGAAGGGTTGCGGCGTCCAAAAGGAAATGATGTGCGCCAGACCTGCCCAGTCTCCACCCACTTCGTTTTTCGCGGCCTTCGACGTCGTATAAACATGTGGTTTCGTATATTTGTATTCGGGGACTGACATAACTTTCGCCATACGTACGGCACTTTCTTGTGGTAACCGCGCAAATGCACGTACAATACGTACGCGTTTGCGCAATTTTGGACAGGATTTTACCGCGCAATTTTAACCTTCGCGCCGAATGCGTGTTTCATTCGCGTTGTACAGGTTAAAATGCGCGGTATTTTTTGTCGACGGGAAATGCACATAAATAGCAACGCGCTTGCGTTGTTGCGAAAAGACATTTGCCACACATATCGCTTTATACGGCGAAAGTGTGTCAgttatgcatttttattttacccGTATCGAATGCATTAAGGTGTATCTTTTTATTCACGAAATTTCAGAGcatttcaaataaatttaatagAAGTGTGGAGACATGCAACTAAAGAAATACAACATTTTTTAACATTGAGTTGGCAAAGACAAAATGGCAAAAGCCGTGATGCTTTCATGCACTAAAGTCGCCATACATGATCTTCGTCTAACTGCCCAGTCACCTCATTACTAGCTAATCAAAAAGTCAGAATGGAAATGGGAAGGTTACATTTTGaggcattccccccccccccaagtcccttatttatttatttattgtaatgCTTTTATTTTCGGGATTTTCAACTTCGAAATTAATGCAGCCGATTCGAAACTACACGTCAGCGTTATCTAATATTCgttctttgttcatttacttaaaAGTCAT from Brienomyrus brachyistius isolate T26 chromosome 1, BBRACH_0.4, whole genome shotgun sequence includes:
- the LOC125745041 gene encoding ribose-phosphate pyrophosphokinase 2-like isoform X2: MPNIVLFSGSSHHDLSQKVADRLGLELGKVITKKFSNQETCVEIGESVRGEDVYIVQSGCGEINDNLMELLIMINACKIASSSRVTAVIPCFPYARQDKKDKSRAPISAKLVANMLSVAGADHIITMDLHASQIQGFFDIAVDNLYAEPAVLQWIKENIPEWKNCIIVSPDAGGAKRVTSIADRLNVDFALIHKERKKANEVDRMVLVGDVKDRVAIMVDDMADTCGTICHAADKLISAGAIKVYAILTHGIFSGPAISRINNAPFEAVVVTNTIPQEEKMKQCPKIQVVDISMILAEAIRRTHNGESVSYLFSHVPL
- the LOC125745041 gene encoding ribose-phosphate pyrophosphokinase 2-like isoform X1, with the protein product MPNIVLFSGSSHHDLSQKVADRLGLELGKVITKKFSNQETCVEIGESVRGEDVYIVQSGCGEINDNLMELLIMINACKIASSSRVTAVIPCFPYARQDKKDKVTPAPLQSRAPISAKLVANMLSVAGADHIITMDLHASQIQGFFDIAVDNLYAEPAVLQWIKENIPEWKNCIIVSPDAGGAKRVTSIADRLNVDFALIHKERKKANEVDRMVLVGDVKDRVAIMVDDMADTCGTICHAADKLISAGAIKVYAILTHGIFSGPAISRINNAPFEAVVVTNTIPQEEKMKQCPKIQVVDISMILAEAIRRTHNGESVSYLFSHVPL